The following nucleotide sequence is from Mucilaginibacter sp. cycad4.
CAATGTTACATGCAGCCGCTGAAATTAAAAAGGCGTTGGCAAAATAATCCCTGTTATTACAGACCGGGGCTATAAGACTATCTAACAAGTCATTATTAACTCCAGGAAAGAAAAAGGGGTAGAAATTTGATTTCTGCCCCTTTTTCTTTTGCCAATTTTCGTTAATGAATAGCGGCATATTCTTAAGCTGACGCTCTCGATACTATAAAAATCTGAATTGCTGTAAAATGCCATTTCGTTATTGAAGGCAAAATATACTGCAACGATTTTAAAGTTCGTTCAACAAGCGTTCAGCTATTTTTTTATTTAAAGCGGCAACATCGCCGTTTCCTGAAATTTGTGCTACGATTGGCGCTCCTGTGATTAAGGTCAATAGTTGAGGGAGAAGGATCTCAACCTTATCGGGAGTGGTTAATAGTAATAGGCGCGTTCTGATAAAATCATTCCATTTTTCAAAATGCGCTCCGACCTTATCGCGGAGAGGTTTAGATTCTTTAATATTGAATTCACTTAAACCCCGATTGAAAGCGCATCCGTTAAAATCCTCTTCTGCAAACCAATCTTTTAACGAATCAAAAATTGCCAGGATCTCCTGCTTAGGATCATGTGTGCCTTCTGAAACACGTTTTTCCATATCAGAGAAACGTAGCCAATCCCGAAACTCTAAGGTGGCACTCATCAGATCAGATTTTGACGGAAAATGATCATAGAAACTCCGCTTAGACACATCGCTCTCCGCGACAATACGGTCAACACCGACCGTATTGAAACCAAATTCATTAAACAGCGCGTACGCTGTTTTTAATATGCGCTCCCTTGGCTTTAAGGTTTTTATATTTTCAGTTCGTAAATCTTTGGGAACTAAACTAGTTGTTGCCATAATAAATCATCAATAAATTCAACGTTTACAACGCTGAATATAACACACAGATCTGTCTATTTACAAAGGTAAACTTGTTAGAAGACTTTCTGATGCATTGAGCTAAAAAATGACAAAATAAAACTAAAGCCCTTCATTATTAACATCTAAGGAGAAGTAATGAACTATTGTTAAAATGCCGTTACCTTTTGTGCTATATATGGTTTTACGTTTGGAAGGAATAACTCTTCCTGT
It contains:
- a CDS encoding TetR/AcrR family transcriptional regulator, which gives rise to MATTSLVPKDLRTENIKTLKPRERILKTAYALFNEFGFNTVGVDRIVAESDVSKRSFYDHFPSKSDLMSATLEFRDWLRFSDMEKRVSEGTHDPKQEILAIFDSLKDWFAEEDFNGCAFNRGLSEFNIKESKPLRDKVGAHFEKWNDFIRTRLLLLTTPDKVEILLPQLLTLITGAPIVAQISGNGDVAALNKKIAERLLNEL